The genomic interval CCTTGCAGCATAGTCACTCTTATAATAAGAGTCATGACGCATTGGCGGGTGGCGTCGTCCGCATGATCCCGGCGACGCGGCCGGCGCCGATAACGGACGAGCGTGATAGCTGCGACGCACCGCCGCCGATGATTGGAAGGGCAAGAATGGCGACAGAACCGGTCATAGCGCGCCGCCAGTTGATCAAGGCGACCGCGACGATTGCGATGGTGCCCGCGATCGCCACCGCGACGTCCACGCTCGCCGCCGACCAGGCGCAACAGACCAGACCCGTCTCACAGCCGTCGACGGAGCCGGCAGCGCAGCCGACCAAGCTCGCCGAGGTGCGGCCGGGGCCCGATACGAAACTGACCGTCGAACGCCGGGGTCAGGTGGCGCTGTTCGGCCTCAATCGGCCGACCGTGCAGAACCGCGTCGACCCCGAGACGTTCCGAGCCTTGGCGAGGGCGTTCTATGACTACGACCACGATCCCTCGTTGCGGGCCGCAATCCTGTTCGGTCACGGCGACAATTTTTCCCGTGGCATCGATGTCGACGCGTTCAGGGCGGTCGCCAGCAGCGGCAGTCCTCTGGCCGGCCTGACCGGCATCCTCAATCCGCTGAACTACGGTCAGGCTCAGCGCACGAAGCCGCTGATCGCGGCCGTCCACGGCGACACGTGGAACATGGCGCACGAGTTTTTCCTGTCCGCGGATATCCGGATCGCGGCCGCGAATACGAATTTCGGCCAGGACGAGAATACGCACGGGCGCTTCCCCGGCGGCGGCTCAACCGTCCGCTTCGTGCACGAGGCCGGCTGGGGCAATGCGATGCGATACATGCTGACCGGGGACCATTGGACCGCGGCGGATGCCTATCGCATGGGCACCCTGCAGGAGATCGCGCCGACGCAAGCGGCCGCGCTCGACCGGGCGATGGAGATCGCCGTCAAGGTCGCCGCCTGCGCCCCGCTCGGCGTGCAGACCACGCTGGCGTCGGCGCATCTGGCGATCGATGCCGGCGAGGCGCCTGCCTTCGCCAAGCTCGGTGCGCAATATGGCGCGCTCTATCGCACCAAGGATTTCATCGAAGGCGTGGCCGCGCAATCGGAAGGCCGCCCGGCCGTCTTCCACGGCGATTGACTGCGGGTATTGGAGACACCTCATGACTTCCCAAGCTACCTCGAAGATCTTCGTCATCGGCGGCACCGGCGCCCAGGGACTACCTGTCATTGGCGCCCTAGTCGCCGACAAGAAGTATTCCGTCCGGGCCCTCAGTCGCGATCCCTCCTCGCGTCGGGCGAAGGCCCTGCTCGCTCTGGGCAATGTCGAGATCGTTGAAGGCACCTTCGCCGACGAGGCGACGCTGCGAGCAGGGTTCCGCGGCTGCGACGGCGCCTACGTCAACATCGACGGCTTCAACACCGGCGAGAAGACCGAGATGTACTGGGCGATCCGCAGCTACGAGATCGCCCTCGAAGAAGGTGTCAGGTTCTTCGTCTACGGAAACCTGGACTATGCGCTCAAGAAGGCCGGGTACGATTCCAGGTTCCGGGCAGGCCATTACGACGGCAAGGGCCGCATCGGCGAGTGGATCCTGTTCCAGAACCAGGCGAACGAGGAGCGGATGGGTGCTGCCGTGTTCACCACCGGCCCCTACATGGAGATGGCGATCTCGGCGATGACGCCCATGACGCCCTCCGTCGAAGACGGCGTCGTGACCTGGCGGGTTCCGCTCGGCACCGGCGCGGTGCCTCATGTGGCACTCGAGGACTGCGGCTACTACGCCCGCTGGCTCTTCGACAATTCGGAGCGTGCGAACGGCATGAATCTCGAGGTTGCGATCGAGCAGGTCGATTATCACCAGCTCGCGGCGGCATTCGAGACGGTGACCGGACACCCGGCGAGATACATCGACACGCCCCTGGACGCCTACTGGAGCGGCCCGCTCAAAATGGCGGCGTCGCTGCCAGCGGGATACAACGCCGATCCCGACGACAAGAGCACGATGAGCTTCCGGGATAATTTCACCGGGTTCTGGAATATCTGGAAGCACGAGATCATCCAGCGCGACTACGCACTGCTCGATGAAATACACCCCAATCGGATCAGGAGTGTCGAGGAATGGCTTCGGCGGGAAGACCAGCGGGGCCGTGACCTCGGCAAAGGCGACCTCTGGGAGAGGGTTCAGCCGGAAAACCTCTATAGCGCGCCGCCGCTCCTGAAGCTGACCGAAGACAGGCGTCGAGGCCGCCTCTGACGGTCGACTTCGGGCATGGGCGGGTATCCGGGCGCCAAAGACCAACCACGGCGACCCGGACACCGATCTCAAAGGATCTTCTTCATGAATCTCGATCTACTCTCGATGGCGGCTCTATCGGTCAGCGCCTTTGTCGTGATTACAACGATGGCCAAGCTTCTTGGCAGCAGCTGGCAGCAACGCATCACTATCGGCATCGTTCTCGGAATTTGGTTTGTGGGCGTGGCGGCTGTCGGAGCCAGCGAAATAATCGTGGGCGGTGGACCGATTCGAACGGCGGGATTGGGCGTCTTGGTCGTCGTACCAATCCTGATTCTCTCCGCCTTTACCTTCCTTTCGGAACGGCAGATGAAGCGGGTCAAGGAGTTCGAACTCCTGCCGCTGATCTCGGTTCAGGCCCTCAGGATCCTAGGCGTCATCTTCGTCCTGCTCTTTGCCGCAAATCGGCTTCCGGGCCCCTTCGCACCGCTTGCCGGGTATGGCGACATGTCGGTGGGCATATTGGCTGTCCCGCTGGCTTGGGCCGTGGCGTCGCGCAAGACTCCGCCTCGGCTTCCGATCTACCTGTGGTCGGCTCTCGGAATGGGGGATTTGATAAATGCGCTGGTTCTCGGCGTTTTGTCGGCGCCGAGTCCTTTCCAGGTATTCAAGGACGGTCCGGGCAGCGCCATCATGCCGATGCTGCCGTGGATCCTGATCCCCGGTTTTATGGTGCCAGCCTTTTTCTTCCTTCACCTCGTCGTTCTCGCGAAGCTGCGGCAGCGCGAGCCGGCGTCGTCAACGCGGCTCACGCCCAAGCCCGCATGAATAGCCACTGTACGATGACTGCACCGCTTGAAGCGGGACATGGCGGCCTCAGCCGAGGCCAGTCTGAAGGATCTGGGAGCATCGAATGAGCAGTATCAATAGCGCGTCCTATGGGCAGTCTGGCATCCAGGCGCTAGAGCAATATCTGTTCAAGCAGATCGACGCCGACGGCGATGGCTCGATCACCAAGTCGGAGCTGGAAAGCGCCGTCAGCGCCAACGGCGGAAGCAAGCAGTCGGCCGACCAGCTCTATGAGACGCTCGACCCGAAGAATGCCGGCAGCGTGAGCGAGCAGCAGTTCGAGCAGAACTTGCCCGGCAATCTGCTCGACAAGGAAATCTCCTCCGTCTTGCTGCAGGAGCAGGCGGCGCAGAATCCACCTCAGCTTACCGATATTACGAGCCAGATTCCCGGAGCGGCGGCAGCGGGCCTGACTGTGAAGGAAGGACCGATCTCGGCGGCATTTCGTGACGAAGTCGACCGCGTCAGCCATGAGTCCAATGACGGCGGCGCCGATGCGCTGTTCTCTTTGGTCGATCCTGCGAGCACCGAGCACGGCACGGCAGGGGACGCCGGCACCGCCGCGCAGCAGTTGGGGGCGATCCTGAAGAACCTGACGGCCTGAGACTCGGGTTGCGCTCCCAGTGCTCGGAACCGGCGGCTGCGCATGCCGGGTCCGAGCACAAGGCACGCACTATGAGGAGAGCTGCGCGAAGTTCGGCGGCCGCTTCTCGCTGAAGGCGGCGAAAGCCTCCTTGGCCTCGGCCCCGACGAGCTGATCCACGAAGACATTGTTCTCCTGCACGATCAGGTCGACGAGTTGATCGGCGTTGCGCATCAGCCGCTTCGTGGCTCTCAGCGAGGCCGCTGGTTGGCGTGTCAGCCGTTGAGCCGCGGCCTCCGCGGCGGCAAGGACCTGATCGGCGGCCAAGGCCTTATTGGCGAGCCCGTACTCGGCCGCATCCGCTCCGCTGATGGGCTCGCCGAGGGCGAACATCGCATAGGCGCGCGCATGGCCGATGCGTTGCGGGAGGAGGCGGCTAGAGGCGAGCTCCGGCGACAGCGCCAGATTGACGAACGGGGTGCTGAGGCGGGCCTCCGAGGCGACGAACACCAAGTCACAGTGCAGCAGCATCGTCACGCCGATCCCCACGGCCAGTCCGTTCACCGCGGCCACTACCGGCAGACTCGAGCGTGCCAGCGCCTTCATGAAATGGACGACAGGCCCCAGGGCCGCCTCGCCGGATCCGCCGCGCTGGCTCCGCGCGGCGAATTCCGTCAGGTCGTTGCCGGCGGTGAAGGCCTCGCCGGCACCGGTGAATAGCACGGACCGGATGGCGGTGTTCGTCTCCGCCTGCTCCAGCGCCTCCGTAAGCCGCCGGTACATTTCGTCGGTGATGGCGTTCTTGCGCGAAGGCCGGTTGAACACCATGCGGAGCACGCCGTGTTCGATCGTGATCAGAATCTCGTCGGACATCTTCTCTCCCATTTGCGAAAACTGCTTGGAGCGCTGAAGCTGTTTCGAGCGCCCAGGCAGGGCGCGATCGTCGCGTGGGCGATAGGCTCGCCGCAGCTCAGTCGACTCGGGCTGTTCATGCCTCATAGAGGCCCAGGTTTCCCCTGATGTATGTGTCGAAGGTCATGGGCTTCTGACCGGTGTAGCGCTCGATCACCTCGTCCGTGCCCGCGAACACTCCGGCATTGTAATCCTTCGAGACCTCAAGGATGTGCTGGGCAAGGAAGCCGTTGAACCAACTTTCGAAGAGCGTGCGGGTCTCATCCTCCGTGGTCACGTCGTAGCGGATTTCCCGGCCGAGGATGCCTGACAGCTCCTGAAACCACTCACGATACGGGCGCTGTTGGGGCCCGCACAGTTCGTAGGTCTTGCCCGCGTGCGGCATGGGGCGCTGAAGAATTTCGGCGATGAAGCGGGCCTGGTCCTCGGCGGCGATCGGGGCGTGGGTTCCATCGTGGAACGGAAGTTTGACGTGGCCCTCCTTGATCGCCGCGCGCAGGCCTGGCATGGCGAACCACTCAGCGAAGAAGGTCGGGCGAAGGTGCGTGATCGCGATCCCCGTCCTGTCGAGCACGCGTTCTGAGACCCAATGGTTGAACGCCGCATGGCTCTTGGCCTCGCGCCTGGCGCAGATCTGCGACATGTTGACGACCGCTCCGACCCGCGCGTCGACCGCCGCCTCGGCAAAGATCGCCGTGGCCTCGATCAGGCCGGGACGGACCGGGTAACACAAATAGGCGGCGCCGATCCCCTGGAGCGCGGTGCGGATCGACGGATAATCGAGCAGATCCCCGAACACGACTTCCGCGCCGAGCGCTCGCAGGTGCTTGCTCCCCTCATTGTCGCTGTGCGCGAATACTCGGACCTCCTGACCACTGCGGATCAGATGTTCGACGGTTCGCTTGCCGGTCTTCCCCGTGGGTCCGGTCACCAGGATTTTCGCGCTCATCGTTACGGCTCCGTCAGTTGTCGAGGGCTACGCCAGCGGCGGACGCGTCTGCGGCGCTTCGAGATCGCCTCGGAGGTGCTCAGATGTGGCCTATATACGTGGCGATCTCCATCTATAATTATACAGATGCCGGGCGAAGTCTGAATGGTCAAGGGGCAAGCGTCGCTGGCCGACGTGTCATGATCCTTTGGACGGATCTCGGCTTACTCGAGGCGATTGCGGCTTCGCTCGTCGAAAGGGGCCTCAGCTTAGGTGCCGCTGACCGCGTCCTTCAGCCAGGCGCGCGTGGAGGTTAGTATCCGTTCGGAACATTTTGGGTCGTCCACGGCTCGAGCCAGAATCATCGCGCCTGCGATCGTCGCGATCATCCCCAAGGCATTGTTTTCCCGCATGCGCCGTTTCCGATGCGGCATAAGCTCTGCCAGCCGGCTGATGCGACGACCCAAAGCGGCAGTGAAGATGCTGCGCACCGAACGATCCTGTCGGAATATCTCCGAGCCGACGGCGGCCACTGCGCATCCTTCGCCGGGATTGTCTCGATGCTCGGGCGAAAGATACTGATCGATGTAGTCGTCGACGTCTTTAAGGTCCGCAAACCGGCTGCCAAAGCTGAAAAGTGCTCGGTCGAGTGCTTCCGCAAGCAGCCGGTCCTTCGAGCCAAATTGGCTGTAGAGACTGCCGTAGGTCAGGCCGGCCGCTTCGCCTAAAGCCTCGACCCCTACGCCTCGCACGCCTCGTTCCAGGAACAGACGCGCCGCCTCGTTCAGGATGCGGTCCCGATTCTCGGCTGCTTTCTCCCTCGTGACCCTCATCGCTAGACCTCCGGACGCTTGACATATTCGTGGCGATCGCCATTGTAAGATTTTAGATGGCTATCGCCACTAAAGTGAGGCTCGTGACTGGTGTCAAGCTGTCGGGCGCCGGTCGCGCGGCCGGTTCGCGAATTCAGGCCGCTTTGAAGCTTCGGGGCCGGGCTTTGGCGTCAAGCCTGGCGCTCCACCCGTCGTCAAAACTGAGAATTCCGATTTTGAAGGTGCAAGGTATGCCTAGCTTGTTCGATCCCATCCGGTTTGGCGCCATCAATTCTCCGAACCGGATCGTGATGGCGCCGCTCACCCGTGGCCGCGCCGATCGCAATCACGTTCCGACGCCGGTGATGGCGGAATACTATGCTCAGCGCGCATCGGCGGGCCTGATCATTTCCGAAGCGACGGGTATCAGCGCCGAGGGATTGGGCTTCCCCCATGCACCGGGTCTTTGGAACGCAAATCAGGTCGCCGGCTGGAAACATGTGACCGATCGTGTCCATGCGGCTGGTGGGCGAATGGTCGCGCAGCTCTGGCACATGGGCCGCCTGGTGCATCCCTCCTTCAATGGAGGGGCGAAACCCGTGTCGGCGTCCGCGACAACGGTCTCGGGTCAGACGCACACCTATGAGGGAAGGAAACCACTCGAACCCGCCCGAGCACTCGGCATCGAGGAAATCCCTCGCGTGGTGGCCGATTATGAAACGGCCGCGCGTAACGCCATCGCGGCGGGCTTCGACGGCGTCGAGATCCACGCCGCCAATG from Aliidongia dinghuensis carries:
- a CDS encoding enoyl-CoA hydratase-related protein; translated protein: MATEPVIARRQLIKATATIAMVPAIATATSTLAADQAQQTRPVSQPSTEPAAQPTKLAEVRPGPDTKLTVERRGQVALFGLNRPTVQNRVDPETFRALARAFYDYDHDPSLRAAILFGHGDNFSRGIDVDAFRAVASSGSPLAGLTGILNPLNYGQAQRTKPLIAAVHGDTWNMAHEFFLSADIRIAAANTNFGQDENTHGRFPGGGSTVRFVHEAGWGNAMRYMLTGDHWTAADAYRMGTLQEIAPTQAAALDRAMEIAVKVAACAPLGVQTTLASAHLAIDAGEAPAFAKLGAQYGALYRTKDFIEGVAAQSEGRPAVFHGD
- a CDS encoding NmrA family NAD(P)-binding protein produces the protein MTSQATSKIFVIGGTGAQGLPVIGALVADKKYSVRALSRDPSSRRAKALLALGNVEIVEGTFADEATLRAGFRGCDGAYVNIDGFNTGEKTEMYWAIRSYEIALEEGVRFFVYGNLDYALKKAGYDSRFRAGHYDGKGRIGEWILFQNQANEERMGAAVFTTGPYMEMAISAMTPMTPSVEDGVVTWRVPLGTGAVPHVALEDCGYYARWLFDNSERANGMNLEVAIEQVDYHQLAAAFETVTGHPARYIDTPLDAYWSGPLKMAASLPAGYNADPDDKSTMSFRDNFTGFWNIWKHEIIQRDYALLDEIHPNRIRSVEEWLRREDQRGRDLGKGDLWERVQPENLYSAPPLLKLTEDRRRGRL
- a CDS encoding EF-hand domain-containing protein gives rise to the protein MSSINSASYGQSGIQALEQYLFKQIDADGDGSITKSELESAVSANGGSKQSADQLYETLDPKNAGSVSEQQFEQNLPGNLLDKEISSVLLQEQAAQNPPQLTDITSQIPGAAAAGLTVKEGPISAAFRDEVDRVSHESNDGGADALFSLVDPASTEHGTAGDAGTAAQQLGAILKNLTA
- a CDS encoding enoyl-CoA hydratase-related protein, translating into MSDEILITIEHGVLRMVFNRPSRKNAITDEMYRRLTEALEQAETNTAIRSVLFTGAGEAFTAGNDLTEFAARSQRGGSGEAALGPVVHFMKALARSSLPVVAAVNGLAVGIGVTMLLHCDLVFVASEARLSTPFVNLALSPELASSRLLPQRIGHARAYAMFALGEPISGADAAEYGLANKALAADQVLAAAEAAAQRLTRQPAASLRATKRLMRNADQLVDLIVQENNVFVDQLVGAEAKEAFAAFSEKRPPNFAQLSS
- a CDS encoding NmrA family NAD(P)-binding protein — its product is MSAKILVTGPTGKTGKRTVEHLIRSGQEVRVFAHSDNEGSKHLRALGAEVVFGDLLDYPSIRTALQGIGAAYLCYPVRPGLIEATAIFAEAAVDARVGAVVNMSQICARREAKSHAAFNHWVSERVLDRTGIAITHLRPTFFAEWFAMPGLRAAIKEGHVKLPFHDGTHAPIAAEDQARFIAEILQRPMPHAGKTYELCGPQQRPYREWFQELSGILGREIRYDVTTEDETRTLFESWFNGFLAQHILEVSKDYNAGVFAGTDEVIERYTGQKPMTFDTYIRGNLGLYEA
- a CDS encoding TetR/AcrR family transcriptional regulator yields the protein MRVTREKAAENRDRILNEAARLFLERGVRGVGVEALGEAAGLTYGSLYSQFGSKDRLLAEALDRALFSFGSRFADLKDVDDYIDQYLSPEHRDNPGEGCAVAAVGSEIFRQDRSVRSIFTAALGRRISRLAELMPHRKRRMRENNALGMIATIAGAMILARAVDDPKCSERILTSTRAWLKDAVSGT
- a CDS encoding alkene reductase, with the translated sequence MAIATKVRLVTGVKLSGAGRAAGSRIQAALKLRGRALASSLALHPSSKLRIPILKVQGMPSLFDPIRFGAINSPNRIVMAPLTRGRADRNHVPTPVMAEYYAQRASAGLIISEATGISAEGLGFPHAPGLWNANQVAGWKHVTDRVHAAGGRMVAQLWHMGRLVHPSFNGGAKPVSASATTVSGQTHTYEGRKPLEPARALGIEEIPRVVADYETAARNAIAAGFDGVEIHAANGYLIDQFLRDNSNLRTDEYGGSIANRIRFLRDVTSTVVAAVGADCVGVRLSPNGAAWGVNDSDPHSLFPAAAATLDSFGLAYLHVREAPFTGKLDTTGGGARDASDVPPVAPKIRASFRGPLILNSDFDGARASEVLARGEADAISFGRPFIANPDLPLRIRDGLPLAEFDQATLYTNGREGYADYPRSSVAAA